The nucleotide window cagtcaacaaaagtgcaggggccatttttcacttgagtttaaacatatgataaaataacaattttccctcattataggtctccaaactggtcctcgagggctcctgtgggtgcagattttggttccaacagatccaacattaacagtttaaccaatgaggtttctgctgaaaaaaagaatcacttgaatgcaatccagtgattgtactactaggataccagattggaatgaaaacctgcaccctccactgccctttctggaatagtttgcggACCACTGGTCAAATTGGTTAAATGAGCAATTCtataatcatgctgtgttttgtagaggtttaaagccacggatgtacacggtggaagaggtgacagctgtcaagaagtcaaggcaaaggttgtggacgatgtaggacccaagtgtttcaggttatttattttcttgtaatgtgtactaaacctactcattgtgtatcttgcttctcttcagtgtccgcccaagttgaccaaatcaacgctgaagaaagatgaccagacaaacttccccaaaaagggtgtCATTGGTggacggcacactttttgacagcaacatcccctcaggtacttgtcattatagagcaggtgtctccaactctagtcctcagggtccctatccagtatgctttccatatctcccaccacatttgaatcaaatgatcaagatcctgattaaggtgtgatggaggacatggaaaataaactggactggggccctcaaggactgcagttggaggttatttattttcttgtaatgtgtactgaacctactcattgtgtatcttgctttttttcagtgtccacccaagttgaccaaatcaacgctgaagaaagatgaccagacaaacttccccaaaaagggtgacattggtggacggcacactttttgacagcaacttcccctcaggtacttgtcattatagagcaggtgtctccaactctagtcctcagggtccctatccagtatgctttccatatctcccaccacatttgaatcaaatgatcaagatcctgattaaggtgtgatggaggacatggaaaataaactggactggggccctcaaggactgcagttggaggttatttattttcttgtaatgtgtactgaacctactcattgtgtatcttgcttctcttcagtgtccgcccaagttgaccaaatcaacgctgaagaaagatgaccagacaaacttccccaaaaagggtgacggcacactttttgacagcaacatcccctcaggtacttgtcattatagagcaggtgtctccaactctggtcctcagggtccctatccagtatgctttccatatctcccaccacatttgaatcaaatgatcaagatcctgattaaggtgtgatggaggacatggaaaataaactggactggggccctcaaggactgcagttggttatttattttcttgtaatgggtactaaacctactcattgtgtATGTTGCTTCTCTAAagtgtccacccaagttgaccaaatcaacgctgaagaaagatgaccagacaaacttccccaaaaagggtgacattggtggacggcacactttttgacagcaacatcccctcaggtacttgtcattatagagcaggtgtctccaactctggtcctcagggtccctatccagtatgctttccatatctcccaccacatgatcaaggtgtgatggaggacatggaaaataaactggactggggcccctgaggactgcagttggagatccctcttataaagacatttttaagtcacctaatattttttcctcctagGCCTTTAATATTGTGTGATGGAGGCCTGCTGACTGAGGAAAAGAGAGcctttctgatgttggtaaaacataacttttttttttacttaactaatcctggacttagtctattgtgtgttgaccctctttttttattttccagaatgccaagaagagattcttTGTCCATGAACACATTGAAATGCTAGCTGGcttatgtggaaaaataaaagttcttgaaatgtacatttgcattcttttttgctagttatatgaagaaaaaacaagtggcttgacatttgaaagtttttattcaaaaatatacatttgtatCAACAAGAGTAAAACATGTTGAAATTTTTCTAACacttaggcaaaaaaaacagttttttaaaatttaaaacacttagaaatatttcaacatacacttagtcacaaaaaaaaatttaatcaattaaaagacttagaaaaatttcaacgtgacttataataaaaaaatcaacataacacttaggcaaaaaaaaattggtttattATAAAAGACTTAGAATATAAccaccaaaaattaaaggaaaaaaaagaccattgagggtcttgggtcttttttctccaagtgttttaacaaagacaaatgacactcaaatctcttttattaaaatttctgactGAAGAAAAGAAGTGAGATCCTCTTTACCTtaaggatctggtcaccatgagccAGAAAACTGGACTTTACCTAAGAGGAGGGAGAGTaaatttagtcaataaaatagatctggataaatacttggatattcgacaataaactaacctctcagaagactgcaTTCAGAGATGAGGCATCACTTGGAGACCCTCCAAAGtctggacctgatgtgtgcaaaaaaaaaacaaaagttagcatatatagacactggagattcaacaaatagacttacatttttgttgttaaatctagttttaccttgatgagaagaccaaagatgatgctaaatggggaaaatttcatttaacaacgctatttaggagttgccaaacaactaatacaggaagagaaatcttacagagttcagagacgccacatcatgcaagagaggcatcatcttcaagtgggcaacctgggaagatcacctggacatgatgtgtgcaaaaaaaaaagaagcaaaagttagcatatatagacactggagattcaacaaatagacttacatttttgttgttaaatctagttttaccttgatgagaagaccaaagatgatgctaaacggagaaaacttcatttaacaacgctatttaggagttgccaaacaactaatacaggaagagaaatcttacagagttcagagacgccacatcatgcaagagaggcatcatcttcaagtgggcaacctgggaagatcacctggacatggacctgatgtgtgcaaaaaaaaaaaagaagcaaaagttgtcatatacagagaatggagattcaacagatgagattagttttacctgtaacctcaagggtttgAGTGTCCTGGGGCACACGgaaagagctgcatcttgatttaaccacgctatttgggagttcacaaacaattattgcatgcaagagaaatcttacaataaatgatcaagctaaagaatgaaaataagttagtgagtgctccgtgctaatttcccttttccagacaaggcgattaaatatacagactgaagttaacagctaggaaaaagttggcttaacaatttttgattaaaatgatttgtttagcactcgcagtgaaaactatcagtacatacatcatttttgagtgagcctttacctaacaaactgtccgttcatatctcggctttgtttgaatcCACTAAAAGTCTTTTAAACACGACTCGACAATGGAGAAAACAGACTGTAGATCTCTTAGTATTAACATCAAGACGACGCTTGACGTGGTCAAATGGaaagcgttgtcgtgacgctaatgctaagatagcttgtcacatgtggcacagagcccaaacttaaatcgtCGACGGTGcggtcaacctggcattaaacttacagatttgttggcggttttgctcaattgattcctaaaaaatctgccggtagcgtgataaaaatgcacgtAGGCCAGTAAATACCTCGTTGGCGTGCTACACGGCCATCAGCATGGACATGGCTGTTGGAGAAGACGAGGCACTGCGCATGTACTTGATTTATACCGCTGCCTTGAAGATAGGCCACGCCCACATCGCCCCGCCATATTGAAAGTggaaatatgtcgttttttaaagaaaaaaagccttactatactatgtcgttttttaaaagaaaaaaagccttactatactatgtgggtttttttaaagaaaaaaaagccttactatactatgtgttttttaagaaaaaagccttactatactatgtcatttttaaagaaaaaaagccttactatactatgtcgttttttaagaaaaaaagccttactatactatgtcgttttttaagaaaaaaaaagcattattatactaagtcgttttttaagataaaaagcctgactatactatgtcgtttttaaagaaaaaaagccttactatacatggtcatttttaaggaaaaaagccttactatactatgtcgttttttaagaaaaaaagccttactatactatgtcgttttttaagaaaaaaagcct belongs to Stigmatopora argus isolate UIUO_Sarg chromosome 9, RoL_Sarg_1.0, whole genome shotgun sequence and includes:
- the LOC144082705 gene encoding peptidyl-prolyl cis-trans isomerase FKBP3-like isoform X1, which gives rise to MCLFLIRITHVRVQRSAPPFKMANEPAASPLVDCRQLRSDDLPKKDPIKFSQDTFLNEHGLLGNIKNGAITAKKEQLGHNELFVSKRFKATDVHGGRGDSCQEVKAKVVDDCPPKLTKSTLKKDDQTNFPKKGDIGGRHTAHFLTATSPQCPPKLTKSTLKKDDQTNFPKKGDIGGRHTF
- the LOC144082705 gene encoding peptidyl-prolyl cis-trans isomerase FKBP3-like isoform X2 yields the protein MTYDLRQEMRVQRSAPPFKMANEPAASPLVDCRQLRSDDLPKKDPIKFSQDTFLNEHGLLGNIKNGAITAKKEQLGHNELFVSKRFKATDVHGGRGDSCQEVKAKVVDDCPPKLTKSTLKKDDQTNFPKKGDIGGRHTAHFLTATSPQCPPKLTKSTLKKDDQTNFPKKGDIGGRHTF
- the LOC144082705 gene encoding peptidyl-prolyl cis-trans isomerase FKBP3-like isoform X3, translating into MCLFLIRITHVRVQRSAPPFKMANEPAASPLVDCRQLRSDDLPKKDPIKFSQDTFLNEHGLLGNIKNGAITAKKEQLGHNELFVSKRFKATDVHGGRGDSCQEVKAKCPPKLTKSTLKKDDQTNFPKKGDIGGRHTAHFLTATSPQCPPKLTKSTLKKDDQTNFPKKGDIGGRHTF